A stretch of the Acyrthosiphon pisum isolate AL4f chromosome A2, pea_aphid_22Mar2018_4r6ur, whole genome shotgun sequence genome encodes the following:
- the LOC100169050 gene encoding uncharacterized protein LOC100169050 isoform X4, with translation MCTMHVSVVTSSRGHHRVGSWAYEANNPARFNHHLSSCSSPDLTYPEDRRVETPIIIVRNKQLLKPPSESRGCSEDRSGSPSSSSSAASHSGASSSCSSSSSPSPTPQLPRSPSPGPALSDKSSSSHSLHGSSKSSTVPSHTICAQSPNLESQTSLSLEQQRHNAICIKNLPLRSSDTSLKDGLYHEYKRHGKVTCVKVVGQGCERYALVFFKKTEDVDKALQVSHDKSFFGSKIEVSSYQGHKDVDDNESRPIETDVDEFHSKATRTLFIGNLNSNTIAADLRKNFETFGEIIEIDIKKGNNINGSTTGTYAFVQYIDISSVVKAMRTMDGEFLAGSRINLGFGKSLATTCVWIDGVAESVSEKYLASHFNQFGSVTHCVIDRTREHALVFFQQIAHAQLAVTQMRGSIMKGRKLQVDFASRECQQGFYEHLDKTSSESSPRFTTSQQHDSTAQLSPSSTNGVAIRGFETPSSSCSSAAGDKSYPRNPDEPRSSSISVPNPQDMHNLQKERVSLLEQLEDCNSSGDELLNDSSKAQQVKSRSGTPLCNERPPESLTPPTQVPRSHVPISLPLPRFAVHVSNPLLSPPLSSPRRPQSSNSDDSQASDPGAPGLEERLRSLDEKYEQWSGSRTSVLKLDTSVRLRSRYKLLDTVDKLEPSDIVKSVLAKPSVFDEDTKRLENFSDKYIPKEFVPSRTSPNLQNFRHQQLGSFSPLTPSSSGSSKSPPASSPAAVKTQYSFPSHPQPIIITQSCRTSPSDPRLPPTDPRLLIDPRLSVADPRLSADSRGSFLTKQNICTINDNRYIPDILNTKDPRHPIHKDAEIKDGPEAFYRSKIRDEYTKNWLHTFDRKDNEPTYRLVDTFDRRRFSDFRKEEEEKLKIEQINKQKLLDGFVVKRKCSNDTVVHPSPYFVGVQEKLKNIDDLKKITEHKKVEEIIKREERIEIKKVTEEIKPPEPPPTINNIDEDKIDFITNENTIANILLSSIENLHRKTETEETRNKVERTNSNESVSKLSDTEKKKEVIIESIKKKEHERKKSIDFDHTKIKEKKDHEPKKILGSKTKECESSKSKELEFNMFEINRINNKKKEELLINGKTKDVEKKKDLLKFDKKPETKKEDKKKDFVKETDKKDDVDKIKEKKKDKRDKDPPKHKERKKSLDENTKHKHENSSKRSKEHYKCKEDEKLHQTVTPDFDAKFNDDKDPKKDKRVDRNSISSNSSTGRSSKRRMSDSSENLDDSKRSKIDTKNSKDKNHKKTNEKHISFISKILDGKNKEQKKDHHEKKLDKKKEERKVIKTPNESESEDDDEDEEARERRKNHSIFEVVLDEPYVSMYDKVKARSTKNMQKQEEEKRQEKLKEKFSQLKQSRAKREEKKRSTSYDGDSDSDRGLRRSSKLLITSSDDDDDYFRRKNQRPVSDSSENDRPKVQRTVSDSYESNKVKTQRGSDTYENDRLKNLRVLSDSSENEKFKQLSKFKSRIQSECSDSDDHFVRKSSFTFDRIQNDVDVQGFNGHQKKKKQKKQKSEYSRKSIDINGLDSNHRPIKEKKKKHSISHKSNINERMQDIFGSLSDEDNEKTMVNKWSVSDVFGTDSDTEHERKENKPKMEIKKYNEFGKDVLKSLSHNVDEIARKKKKRKKDKERNKEERRDDRKEERRDDRKEERRDDRKEERRDDRKEERRDDHKEDRRECHLDRKEERRDDRKEELRKDEPRREDRKDEPRKEDRKDEPRREDRKDEPRREDRKDEPRREDRKDEPRREDRKDDRKEEQRREDRKDERKEDRKIEIKEERKEEIKNDKKEIKSERLVNITHEERKVPKDIKSDRLVNITHEERKVPKEVKSERSVNTPHEERKVPREPKHYEEIKVMDNLQSIIESKKKPKEFIANNVNTITPNRDVFSSFFDFDDSKGPEDETITIFKGDDDTVKTEVMFRKVDEKKELLFRPINTFEPIKREIIGFGSHMDDETAVKSISETPEPLVEEANPVEMVSPEEKTTPVISQEETEGAVAALLEAAFGQDFCDSSYSDRSAKPDTPLSDSELRIDTDDEDSTDSIIDECKNDVPDSDVPENATTLSKTDDEIVKSDKNETIVCTEKIIESDKSEDDPKSVIEKPTFSELQEELPTPEPSDTKPQSPLSHNFRLPQMVIQQTSIRSLNINYAKPLTEVKPPIIPSPEIPEIIVESISKPEVKTEDHVSVLKFSTSQIPTVICQEQSVISCAPISLPKPEFSQTSVLQHTKDTQVVQSCIVSPPIILPEIKKPNLESKTEEIVEQEVVADEPKLSEELPTNQAATITFAKKSIVNDENIEPNEILTSVSQHEESLYPVVAPIETEDKSMTKQPKSKGLERIVEQINEKIRAKASETALNLTKEPIMMPLKKALIAKDKDENRSDCKVDVIEVKSKTVEMESPEDLVVAPLTPKIEDKTEVFASPGESSCEPKELDTARIKKDDDFTKDMSKTVDRDSSVRGRRRGGRGRGTRGAPTIVTPRRTRQNIVTPNMPPQNTLTDIYEFTDEDEKVSQKYSKSPEPPVTSVIPNISSSPPTGALVVSTSPLTRKSRRLQEKDGSKSTLEETIDEVARGPCTRRTTRSKPQAIPLLSLETSPRKTKQINGKKLKAESPQPISKPETVETPLSNDQDDDKNPVSTSLLSTSSSSSTTSETTTLIDPVTGLLIPMQESEEGQYVPIDDGDNNRSNRSLSDEPPEKKARLEKTPVTSMAISKNSTTIPALAVTPNNILPATTTTYAVTPGMSNVAKTPCVMTIANSAPVGLVKPNITASVIAPTNIVKSTAVMSPSPPPLKTQQNVLNKASNPVISQQPICKPSIPISTMPPPIKSHLTAVSRTPPLPKLLSPKGHIVQAYTSQSMEAVNQNSVLHLPPTTQPSQPLLVNTPNVMSPPLRGMVNSPLRSVLSPPSRGLLSPPSRAVVPPSSQSTPSVHSSSAVPDIICPKGFDPSKMENSRCIVMRSPSPLVLSGQTMSFEAGIDSAPINMVPAHHFLHPQLIYPHYIRDSMGAFIPPRNIKVVPEIEENIPPLELRKRLPDECITDRLQHNISGTQQYMNIQQVAHPIGSLPYGQVVPINYGYRPINSILKEYPIYWQGTLALKNDKALVEMHYLFGNAAVAEHSLQRNIDGELKLSQRMRLEQTQLDGVTRKMQIEDECCVLIAVPIGMSEEEWNQQSCTLHNGFITYLQQKQAAGIINITAPGSTQNAYIVHMFPPCDYINNSVLASVHPEMVKEIASMAHLIIVIATV, from the exons atgtgcACCATGCATGTTTC CGTTGTCACTTCTAGCAGAGGTCACCATCGTGTAGGTAGCTGGGCTTATGAAGCCAACAACCCTGCAAGGTTCAATCACCACCTAAGTAGTTGTAGTTCACCGGACTTAACCTACCCGGAAGATAGACGGGTTGAAACACCTATAATAATCGTCCGGAATAAACAACTCCTAAAACCCCCTAG tgAGTCCAGGGGTTGTAGTGAGGATCGTTCTGGTTCACCCTCGAGCTCTAGTTCGGCTGCAAGTCATTCAGGGGCAAGTAGTTCATGTAGTTCGTCTTCATCACCTAGCCCTACACCACAGCTGCCACGCAGCCCTAGTCCAGGCCCCGCATTATCCGACAAGTCTTCTTCAAGCCATAg tctaCATGGTAGCTCGAAGAGCAGTACGGTTCCGTCCCACACCATTTGCGCACAGTCACCGAACTTAGAAAGTCAAACATCTCTTTCACTTGAACAACAGAGGCATAATGCTATCTGTATAAAAAATCTACCTTTGAGATCCAGTG atactaGTCTTAAAGATGGTCTGTATCATGAATACAAACGACACGGCAAAGTGACGTGCGTCAAAGTGGTGGGCCAAGGGTGCGAAAGGTACGCCTTGGTGTTCTTTAAAAAGACTGAAGATGTTGATAAAGCTTTGCAAGTGTCTCACGACAAATCATTTTTTGGTTCTAAAATTGAAGTTTCTTCATACCAGGGACACAAGGATGTGGACGACAATGAAAGCag gcCGATTGAAACAGATGTGGATGAGTTTCATTCAAAAGCAACCAGAACTCTCTTCATCGGTAACTTAAACAGCAATACAATTGCTGCcgatttaagaaaaaattttgaaacatttggtgaaattatt gaaattgatattaaaaaggGGAATAACATCAATGGAAGTACAACAGGCACATATGCATTTGTCCAGTACATTGATatatccagtgttgtaaaagCTATGCGTACAATGGATGGGGAGTTTCTGGCAGGAAGTCGTATAAATTTAGGTTTTGGAAAATCACTGGCAACTACATGTGTTTGGATTGACGGTGTAGCTGAATCTGTCAGTGAAAAATATCTGGCATCTCATTTTAATCAGTTTGGCAGTGTTACTCACTGTGTAATTGACCGAACGAGGGAACACGCTTTGGTGTTTTTTCAAcag attgcACATGCACAGTTAGCTGTTACTCAAATGCGTGGTTCCATTATGAAAGGTCGAAAACTTCAAGTTGATTTTGCATCTAGAGAGTGTCAACAAGGATTTTATGAACACTTAGATAAGACATCTAGTGAGTCTAGTCCTAGGTTCACCACCAGTCAACAACACGATAGTACTGCACAATTATCACCTAGCAGTACAAATGGTGTTGCTATTCGAGGTTTTGAAACTCCATCATCTTCTTGTAGTAGTGCCGCTGGTGACAAAAGTTACCCAAGGAATCCTGATGAACCACGTAGTAGTTCAATTTCTGTTCCTAATCCTCAAGACATGCATAATTTGCAAAAGGAACGTGTCTCTCTTCTGGAACAGCTTGAGGACTGCAACAGTTCTGGTGATGAACTTCTCAATGATTCGTCCAAAGCACAGCAAGTTAAAAGCCGCTCGGGTACACCTTTATGTAATGAACGCCCCCCAGAGAGTCTCACACCTCCGACTCAAGTTCCTAGATCTCATGTACCGATCTCGTTGCCGTTGCCCAGATTTGCTGTGCACGTCTCTAATCCCCTGCTCAGCCCACCTCTAAGCTCCCCTAGGCGACCTCAATCATCTAACTCTGATGATTCTCAAGCCTCTGATCCTGGTGCACCAGGTCTTGAAGAGAGATTAAGAAGCCTTgatgaaaaatatgaacaatggAGTGGCTCTAGAACAAGTGTACTAAAACTTGATACTTCAGTTCGCCTTCGTTCAAGATACAAGTTATTAGATACTGTTGATAAACTAGAACCTTCAGATATTGTTAAGTCAGTACTTGCAAAACCAAGTGTTTTTGATGAAGATACTAAAAGACTTGAAAATTTTTctgataaatatatacctaaagaATTTGTACCATCTCGAACAAGTCCTAATTTACAAAACTTCAGACACCAACAATTGGGTTCATTTTCACCACTAACACCATCAAGTAGTGGTTCATCTAAATCTCCCCCAGCTTCTTCTCCGGCAGCTGTTAAAACTCAATATTCTTTTCCAAGTCATCCTcaacctataataattacacaaagTTGCAGAACTTCACCATCTGATCCTCGATTGCCACCTACTGATCCCAGGTTGTTAATTGACCCAAGATTATCCGTTGCTGATCCTAGATTATCAGCTGATTCAAGAGGATCGTTTTTGACTAAACAAAATATCTGCACTATAAACGATAATAGGTATATTCCTGATATACTTAATACTAAGGATCCGCGACATCCTATACATAAAGATGCAGAAATAAAAGATGGCCCTGAAGCATTTTACAGAAGTAAAATTCGGGATGAGTATACCAAAAATTGGTTACATACGTTTGACCGGAAAGATAATGAGCCAACCTATAGGTTAGTTGACACATTTGATCGTCGAAGGTTTAGTGACTTCcgaaaagaagaagaagaaaagttaaaaatagaacaaataaataaacaaaaactctTAGATGGATTTGTTGTAAAACGAAAATGTTCTAACGACACCGTAGTTCATCCTAGTCCATATTTTGTCGGTGttcaagaaaaattaaaaaatattgatgatcttaaaaaaattactgaacATAAAAAAGTTGAAGAAATCATAAAACGAGAAGAacgtattgaaataaaaaaagtaactgaAGAAATCAAACCTCCAGAACCACctccaacaataaataatatcgatGAAGATAAGATTGACTTCATTACCAATGAAAATACTATTGCTAATATTCTACTATCTTCTATTGAAAATTTGCATAGGAAGACTGAAACAGAAGAAACTAGAAATAAAGTTGAAAGAACAAATTCAAACGAATCTGTTAGCAAACTTTCAGATACTGAGAAAAAGAAGGAAGTTATTATTGAATCAATAAAAAAGAAAGAACACGAAAGGAAGAAATCGATTGATTTTGACCATACAAAAATCAAAGAAAAGAAAGACCATGAACCTAAAAAAATCTTGGGCTCTAAAACTAAAGAATGTGAAAGCAGCAAAAGTAAAGAACTTGAGtttaatatgtttgaaattaaCCGAatcaataataagaaaaaagaaGAGCTTTTGATAAATGGTAAAACAAAAGATGTTGAAAAGAAAAAAGATTTACTCAAGTTTGACAAAAAACCAGAAACTAAAAAAGAAGATAAGAAAAAAGATTTTGTTAAAGAAACTGATAAAAAAGAcgatgttgataaaataaaagagAAAAAGAAAGACAAACGCGATAAAGATCCACCTAAGCACAAAGAAAGAAAAAAGAGTTTAGATGAAAATACTAAGCATAAACATGAAAACAGTAGTAAGAGATCTAAAgaacattataaatgtaaagaAGATGAAAAATTACATCAAACTGTCACTCCTGATTTTGATGCAAAGTTTAATGACGATAAAGACCCTAAAAAAGACAAACGTGTGGATAGAAACAGCATTAGTAGTAATAGTTCCACAGGACGTTCATCTAAAAGGAGAATGAGTGATAGCTCTGAAAATCTTGATGATTCTAAAAGATCAAAAATAGATACTAAAAATTCTAAAGACAAAAATCATAAGAAAACTAATGAGAAacatatatcatttatatcaaaaattttggatggtaaaaacaaaGAACAGAAAAAAGATCATCACGAAAAGAAGTTGGATAAGAAAAAAGAAGAAAGAAAAGTTATCAAAACTCCAAATGAATCAGAATCAGAAGATGACGACGAAGACGAAGAAGCTAGAGAAAGAAGAAAAAATCATTCTATATTTGAAGTTGTATTAGATGAACCATATGTTTCCATGTATGATAAAGTTAAAGCCAGGTCTaccaaaaatatgcaaaaacaagAAGAAGAAAAACGTCAAGAAAAACTTAAAGAAAAATTTAGTCAGTTAAAGCAAAGTAGAGCAAAAAGAGAAGAAAAGAAAAGATCTACATCATATGACGGGGACTCCGATTCTGATCGAGGTCTACGACGATCATCTAAATTGCTTATTACCAGCTCAGATGATGACGATGACTATTTTCGGCGGAAAAATCAAAGACCTGTTTCTGATTCTTCAGAAAATGATAGACCTAAAGTTCAACGAACTGTATCAGACTCTTATGAAagtaataaagttaaaactCAAAGAGGATCTGATACTTATGAAAATGACAGATTAAAAAATTTGAGAGTTTTATCAGACTCTTcagaaaatgaaaaattcaagCAATTATCCAAATTTAAGTCTAGAATACAATCTGAATGTAGTGATAGTGATGACCATTTTGTTCGGAAAAGTTCATTTACTTTTGATAGAATACAAAATGATGTCGACGTTCAAGGATTTAATGGACACCAAAAGAAAAAGAAACAGAAGAAACAAAAAAGTGAATATTCAAGAAAATCAATTGATATCAATGGACTAGATAGTAATCATAGGCCAATCAAggagaaaaagaaaaaacattcTATTAGTCATAAATCGAATATTAATGAAAGAATGCAAGATATTTTTGGATCCTTATCAGATGAGGATAATGAAAAGACGATGGTAAACAAATGGAGTGTATCTGATGTTTTTGGAACTGATTCTGATACAGAACATGAACGTAaagaaaataaaccaaaaatggAAATCAAAAAGTATAATGAATTTGGTAAAGATGTATTAAAATCACTGTCACATAATGTAGATGAAATAGCTCGAAAGAAAAAGAAACGGAAAAAGGATAAGGAAAGAAACAAAGAAGAAAGGAGAGATGACCGTAAAGAAGAACGGAGGGATGACCGTAAAGAAGAACGGAGGGATGACCGTAAAGAAGAACGGAGGGATGACCGTAAAGAAGAACGGAGGGATGACCATAAGGAAGACCGAAGGGAATGTCATCTAGATCGTAAGGAAGAACGTAGAGATGATAGAAAAGAAGAACTAAGAAAAGATGAACCCCGGAGAGAAGATCGAAAAGATGAACCTAGAAAGGAAGATCGAAAAGATGAACCAAGAAGAGAAGATCGAAAAGATGAACCAAGAAGGGAAGATCGAAAAGATGAACCAAGAAGGGAAGATCGAAAAGATGAACCAAGAAGGGAAGATCGAAAAGATGATCGCAAAGAAGAACAGCGAAGAGAAGACCGTAAGGACGAAAGGAAAGAGGAtcgaaaaatagaaattaaagaGGAACGgaaagaagaaataaaaaacgataaaaaagaaataaaaagcGAAAGGTTAGTAAATATAACACATGAAGAAAGAAAAGTGCCTAAAGATATTAAAAGTGACAGATTAGTAAATATAACACATGAAGAAAGAAAAGTGCCAAAAGAAGTGAAAAGTGAAAGATCAGTAAATACGCCACACGAAGAAAGAAAAGTGCCTAGAGAGCCAAAACATTATGAAGAAATAAAAGTAATGGATAATCTTCAAAGTATAATTGAATCGAAGAAGAAGCCAAAAGAATTCATTGCTAataatgtcaatacaattaCTCCAAATAGAGAtgtattttcttcattttttgattttgacgACTCTAAAGGTCCTGAAGATGAGACAATTACTATATTCAAAGGAGATGATGATACTGTTAAGACTGAAGTAATGTTTAGAAAGGTAGATGAGAAAAAAGAACTATTATTTAGACCTATCAATACATTCGAACCTATTAAAAGAGAAATTATTGGTTTTGGATCACACATGGATGATGAAACTGCTGTAAAAAGTATTTCTGAAACGCCTGAGCCGCTAGTAGAAGAAGCTAATCCCGTAGAAATGGTATCTCCTGAAGAAAAAACCACTCCAGTTATTTCTCAAGAAGAAACTGAAGGAGCTGTTGCAGCATTACTTGAAGCGGCATTTGGTCAAGATTTTTGTGACTCTTCATACTCTGATAGATCTGCCAAACCTGACACTCCATTATCAGATAGTGAACTTCGAATTGATACAGATGATGAAGATAGTACAGATTCAATAATTGATGAATGTAAGAATGACGTACCGGATTCTGACGTTCCAGAAAATGCTACTACTTTAAGTAAAACCGATGATGAAATCGTAAAATCAGATAAAAATGAAACTATTGTTTgtactgaaaaaataatagaatctGATAAATCGGAAGACGATCCAAAGTCTGTAATAGAAAAACCAACATTTTCCGAACTTCAGGAAGAATTGCCCACACCTGAACCTTCGGACACAAAACCGCAATCACCTTTAAGTCATAACTTTAGATTACCCCAAATGGTCATTCAACAAACTAGTATaagatcattaaatattaattatgctaAACCATTAACAGAAGTAAAACCACCCATAATACCATCTCCAGAAATCCCAGAGATAATCGTTGAAAGCATTTCAAAACCTGAAGTTAAGACTGAAGATCATGtttctgttttaaaattttctacTTCTCAAATACCAACAGTAATTTGTCAAGAACAGTCTGTTATATCATGTGCACCAATATCATTACCCAAACCAGAATTTAGTCAAACATCTGTCTTACAACACACCAAAGATACTCAAGTTGTTCAAAGTTGTATAGTTTCACCTCCAATTATTTTAcctgaaattaaaaaacctaaCTTGGAATCTAAAACAGAAGAAATAGTAGAACAAGAAGTGGTTGCCGATGAACCAAAACTTTCTGAAGAGTTGCCAACTAATCAAGCAGCCACGATAACGTTTGCCAAAAAGTCCATAgttaatgatgaaaatatagaACCTAATGAAATTTTAACTTCAGTTTCACAACATGAAGAATCTTTGTATCCCGTTGTTGCACCTATTGAAACTGAAGACAAATCAATGACTAAACAACCAAAATCTAAGGGACTAGAACGTATTGTTGAAcagataaatgaaaaaataagagCTAAAGCTAGTGAAACTGCATTAAATTTGACAAAAGAACCTATAATGATGCCATTAAAAAAGGCTCTGATTGCAAAAGATAAAGATGAAAATAGGTCCGATTGTAAAGTAGATGTTATAGAAGTTAAATCTAAAACAGTTGAAATGGAGTCGCCTGAAGATTTAGTTGTGGCCCCATTGACACCAAAAATTGAAGATAAAACCGAAGTTTTTGCTAGTCCTGGTGAAAGCAGTTGCGAACCCAAAGAATTGGATACGGCTAGAATTAAGAAGGATGATGATTTCACAAAAGATATGTCAAAAACGGTTGATCgag ATTCTTCAGTTAGAGGAAGACGAAGAGGTGGTAGGGGACGTGGAACTCGCGGAGCTCCAACTATAGTGACACCAAGAAGAACTCGGCAAAATATTGTAACACCGAATATGCCTCCACAAAATACTTTAACCGACATATATGAGTTTACGGATGAGGATGAAAAAGTCAGCCAAAAGTATAGCAAATCTCCAGAACCTCCTGTAACAAGTGTAATTCCAAATATTTCATCATCTCCACCGACTGGTGCTTTGGTAGTTAGCACTTCTCCATTGACCAGAAAATCTAGAAGACTACag GAAAAAGATGGAAGTAAGAGTACCTTAGAAGAAACAATTGATGAAGTTGCCCGTGGTCCATGCACTCGACGCACCACACGTTCAAAGCCTCAAGCAATACCTTTACTAAGCTTAGAAACATCTCCAcgaaaaactaaacaaattaatgggaaaaaattaaaagctgAGTCTCCACAACCAATATCCAAACCAGAAACTGTTGAAACTCCATTGTCTAATGATCAAGATGATGATAAAAATCCAGTGTCAACGTCTTTGTTATCAACATCTTCTTCATCTTCAACTACCTCAGAAACAACCACATTAATTGATCCAGTTACTGGCTTACTTATTCCAATGCAAGAATCTGAAGAAGGACAATATGTGCCTATTGATGATGGAGATAATAATAG gAGTAATAGATCATTATCAGATGAACCACCTGAGAAGAAAGCTCGCCTTGAGAAAACACCTGTAACATCAATGgcaatttctaaaaatagtacAACTATTCCAGCTTTGGCTGTTACGCCAAATAACATCCTTCCAGCAACTACCACAACATATGCAGTTACCCCTGGAATGTCCAATGTGGCTAAGACACCTTGTGTTATGACAATTGCTAACTCTGCACCTGTTGGACTTGTTAAACCTAATATTACAGCTTCTGTGATAGCTCCTACAAATATTGTGAAGTCTACTGCTGTCATGTCTCCTTCACCACCACCTCTTAAGACacaacaaaatgttttgaataaagCATCTAATCCTGTAATTAGTCAGCAGCCAATATGCAAACCTTCAATTCCAATTTCTACAATGCCTCCGCCAATAAAATCTCATTTAACTGCTGTTAGTCGTACTCCCCcattacctaaattattatcacCCAAAGGACACATCGTGCAAGCATATACATCACAGTCAATGGAAGCGGTTAATCAGAATTCTGTGTTGCATCTTCCTCCAACAACTCAACCTTCACAACCATTGTTGGTAAACACTCCAAATGTTATGAGTCCACCATTAAGAGGAATGGTAAACTCACCGTTAAGAAGTGTGTTAAGCCCTCCATCAAGAGGATTATTGAGTCCGCCTTCAAGAGCTGTTGTACCCCCATCATCTCAGTCTACTCCATCTGTACACAGTTCATCAGCCGTACCTGAT attatttgtcCAAAAGGATTTGATCCTTCCAAAATGGAAAATTCAAGGTGCATTGTTATGAGGAGTCCATCACCACTTGTGTTGTCAGGCCAAACAATGTCATTTGAAGCAGGCATTGACTCCGCTCCTATAAATATGGTTCCAGCTCATCATTTCTTACATCCACAACTTATATATCCACATTATATCAGGGATTCAATGGGAGCCTTTATTCCGCCAa gaaaCATAAAAGTAGTGCCAgaaattgaagaaaatattcCACCATTAGAATTGCGCAAAAGGCTTCCCGATGAATGTATTACAGACAGACTACAACATAATATCAGTGGAACCCAGCAATATATGAACATACAGCAAGTTGCTCATCCAATTGGTAGTCTTCCCTATGGACAAGTTGTACCAATTAACTACGGTTATCGACCCATTAATTCCATTTTAAAG gaataTCCTATTTACTGGCAAGGCACATTAGCACTCAAGAATGATAAAGCACTTGTGGAAATGCATTATTTGTTTGGGAATGCAGCTGTAGCTGAACATTCACTGCAGCGTAATATTGATGGTGAATTGAAGTTATCCCAACGTATGCGATTAGAACAAACACAATTAGATGGTGTTACACGCAAGATGCAG attgaaGATGAATGCTGTGTGTTAATTGCTGTGCCAATTGGTATGAGTGAAGAAGAATGGAATCAACAGAGTTGTACATTGCATAATGGTTTCATCACAtacttacaacaaaaacaaGCTGCGGGAATTATCAATATTACTGCACCTGGAAGCACTCag AATGCCTACATAGTTCACATGTTCCCGCCTtgtgattatataaataatagcgTCCTAGCTTCTGTTCACCCTGAAATGGTGAAAGAAATAGCATCTATGGCTCATCTAATTATTGTCATAGCCACCGtgtaa